A genomic window from Chlorobium phaeobacteroides DSM 266 includes:
- the holA gene encoding DNA polymerase III subunit delta: MTSRSEKKNRDDGEIAPVYFLTGTEEYLKEELTGRIRNTLFPSREDAACNTIILYGPELTLGDLVSRASEYPMFTEKKLIIVRQFEKIKKTASKEQQKLHEEKYNSYLLNPADFTVLVLDAGQIDKKDLDKSPFLQLKKYRKDFPAIKTPDLFASDRAKASGWEFEPDALKAFTAYIQPSAREICHEIQKMILYASDQRQGNKITALDVYECVGISRTYNIFELEKALATKNMRMCSGISLMIMDQEGQKEGLGSIVRYLTTFYIRLWKLSVPEVRRLPASDIAKILGMYGKQEYFVKSYLDYTKAFSMQDAEKALIALRATDAALKGILPYTDEKFLLLQLMQKLLGGNSGESVKG, translated from the coding sequence ATGACCTCCCGTTCTGAAAAAAAAAACCGGGATGACGGAGAAATCGCTCCCGTATATTTCCTTACAGGCACTGAAGAGTACCTTAAGGAAGAACTCACCGGACGGATCAGGAACACCCTGTTTCCGTCCAGGGAAGATGCGGCCTGCAACACCATCATCCTCTACGGGCCGGAACTGACGCTCGGGGATCTTGTCTCGAGAGCATCTGAGTACCCGATGTTTACCGAAAAAAAACTCATCATTGTCCGTCAGTTCGAAAAAATCAAAAAAACAGCATCCAAAGAGCAGCAAAAACTTCATGAAGAGAAGTACAACAGCTATCTCCTTAATCCGGCTGACTTTACAGTACTGGTTCTCGATGCGGGACAGATCGATAAAAAAGACCTCGACAAATCACCCTTTCTGCAACTGAAAAAGTACCGCAAGGACTTTCCTGCCATCAAAACCCCCGACCTCTTCGCATCCGACAGGGCAAAAGCCTCTGGATGGGAGTTCGAACCGGATGCACTGAAAGCCTTTACCGCCTATATCCAGCCATCCGCCAGAGAGATTTGCCACGAAATCCAGAAAATGATCCTTTACGCTTCCGACCAGCGACAAGGCAACAAAATCACAGCGCTCGACGTCTATGAGTGTGTCGGCATATCGCGAACCTACAACATCTTCGAGCTTGAAAAAGCACTCGCGACGAAAAACATGAGAATGTGCAGCGGCATATCGCTGATGATCATGGATCAAGAGGGCCAAAAAGAGGGACTCGGCAGCATCGTTCGTTACCTGACAACCTTTTATATCAGGCTCTGGAAACTCTCCGTACCCGAAGTCCGTCGGCTCCCCGCATCCGATATAGCCAAAATACTCGGCATGTACGGAAAACAGGAGTATTTCGTAAAAAGTTACCTCGACTACACAAAAGCATTTTCCATGCAGGACGCTGAAAAGGCACTGATAGCACTCCGTGCCACCGACGCGGCACTGAAAGGCATCTTACCTTACACCGACGAAAAATTCCTGCTCCTTCAACTCATGCAGAAATTGCTCGGAGGAAATAGCGGAGAAAGTGTTAAGGGTTAA
- the istB gene encoding IS21-like element helper ATPase IstB: MERTITTIQEHARELNLTGLAGTVDLLLEEARKSEPSYSDFALTLLESELSCRRKAHLERRRKIANLPLLHDLDHYDSGVQNGISQVQLQQLRQLLWLDQNFNLILIGPSGTGKSYLAGGLCHEALKLGYHALFRTMDDLIQTIRFKEITAAAAREYKRLLSAHLLVIDDIMMFPLEKSVAVGLFQLVNQLHEQTSFIITTNKSPKEWAEMLGDEVLATALLDRLLYKCEVIKLTGKSYRLEHRTTIFEQQQSPEGGGNRRKKQLPLQKGVGNHCKMT, translated from the coding sequence ATGGAAAGAACCATTACCACCATACAGGAACACGCCCGAGAACTTAATCTCACCGGGCTGGCAGGAACCGTCGATCTCCTGCTCGAAGAAGCGCGCAAAAGCGAACCATCCTACAGTGATTTTGCGCTGACCCTGCTTGAAAGTGAACTCTCCTGCCGACGGAAAGCTCATCTTGAACGGCGCCGGAAAATAGCAAACCTTCCGTTGCTCCATGATCTTGATCATTATGACTCGGGAGTGCAAAACGGGATCAGCCAAGTCCAGCTCCAGCAGTTACGGCAACTGCTCTGGCTCGACCAGAACTTCAACCTGATCCTTATCGGGCCAAGCGGAACCGGCAAGAGCTATCTTGCTGGCGGGCTCTGCCATGAAGCGCTGAAACTCGGTTATCACGCACTGTTCCGCACCATGGATGACCTCATCCAGACTATCAGGTTCAAAGAGATTACAGCGGCGGCAGCAAGAGAGTACAAACGATTGTTGAGTGCGCATCTGCTGGTTATCGACGACATCATGATGTTCCCGCTGGAAAAAAGTGTTGCCGTCGGGCTGTTCCAGCTTGTCAACCAACTGCATGAACAGACATCATTCATCATTACCACCAATAAAAGCCCGAAAGAGTGGGCAGAGATGCTTGGCGACGAGGTTCTTGCGACGGCTCTGCTTGATCGGCTGCTCTACAAGTGCGAAGTCATTAAACTGACCGGCAAGAGCTACCGGCTCGAACACCGGACAACCATCTTCGAACAACAACAATCGCCGGAAGGAGGGGGCAATCGTAGAAAAAAGCAACTACCACTTCAAAAAGGAGTAGGAAATCATTGCAAAATGACGTAA
- a CDS encoding TonB-dependent receptor — protein sequence MAYSCFPITVVGASVVIAGTTLGTATDMNGNFVLKGVPAKQQRVSVSIVGYAPSSQVVTVGAGQTAVANFSLGQTTVMASEVVVGAALYKQDRLEVPVTANVVSAEKIKQEPNPTLDQVVEDVPGVVVTRAGGQTTSTLQIRGSNTYQGGAIGTRVQGFYDGFPLNSPETGEVVWSSVNMNAADKVEVLKGSAATLYGSGAMGGVVNVFGHLPETLEVKAGTSAGFYDAPPSSDKSVYRDGYTPWFWNSYVGIGNKSGKLSYSLLYSHSEDDGYRQNAQTLLNDVKLKARYDIDAKQYLQLSAFYNETEGGYAYTLPYDATVATGTFIPHPELAYDVYVNARFPAAGPYTKYDVYTDDLIKRNNALAGLNYVNLLSDNLTLDARLYYTRNATTYEYNNTPANQMYATGATRYPGEFNETSSNRYGAGVKLDWRVSDSHRLLFGLDGNIIDVQSTQYTGEIPSAHPLSNSDLNDIQEKNFAAFVQDEWKLTDKLTALLSLRYDWSGIDADEVTYVDYRRPVYVTIPGAGTVATYPFTKTESIENPSVDAISPRIALNYKATDDMSFRASWGTSFRAPTLAERFVRDAGILKGVPNPALDKETMTAYEIGVYKQFGDKVSLDVAAFINDYDNLIESVKLQGTTFEFQNITKARIWGIETSLNIRPNPSWNVNLAYTYMNAKNTDYKPSTPAVAIDSNPDPEWLPMRPEHTASASVAWKANDNLTLNLNGRYVGEYKAVNLYTNTEGYNYPGDFVVFNLGMKYKITDNIGATLLCNNIGNVQYEEAEWFRAPGRSFVLGVDLTY from the coding sequence TTGGCTTATTCTTGTTTTCCGATCACAGTAGTTGGCGCATCGGTAGTTATTGCCGGGACAACTCTCGGTACAGCTACCGACATGAACGGCAACTTCGTGCTCAAAGGAGTCCCGGCAAAACAACAGCGAGTCTCCGTCTCGATTGTCGGTTACGCACCTTCAAGCCAGGTTGTCACCGTCGGCGCAGGTCAAACCGCAGTAGCGAACTTCTCGCTCGGCCAAACCACCGTTATGGCATCGGAAGTAGTTGTCGGCGCGGCGCTTTACAAGCAGGACAGGCTTGAAGTTCCGGTGACTGCCAACGTGGTTTCTGCCGAAAAAATCAAACAGGAACCTAACCCGACCCTCGATCAGGTCGTTGAGGACGTCCCTGGCGTTGTTGTCACCCGCGCCGGAGGACAAACAACCTCAACCCTGCAGATCCGCGGCTCCAATACTTATCAGGGCGGTGCAATCGGCACCCGAGTGCAGGGTTTCTATGATGGATTCCCGCTCAACAGCCCTGAAACCGGTGAAGTTGTCTGGTCTTCGGTCAACATGAACGCAGCCGACAAGGTCGAGGTGCTCAAAGGTTCAGCAGCAACCCTCTACGGTTCGGGCGCCATGGGCGGTGTGGTTAACGTGTTCGGCCACCTTCCGGAAACCCTTGAAGTGAAAGCCGGAACAAGCGCAGGCTTTTACGATGCGCCTCCTTCCAGCGACAAGAGCGTTTACCGCGACGGTTACACCCCGTGGTTCTGGAACAGCTACGTAGGCATCGGCAACAAGAGCGGCAAGCTCAGCTACAGCCTCCTCTACTCGCACAGCGAGGACGACGGCTACCGCCAGAATGCACAGACCCTTCTGAACGACGTCAAGCTGAAAGCGCGCTACGACATCGATGCGAAACAGTACTTGCAGCTCAGCGCCTTTTATAACGAAACGGAGGGCGGCTACGCATACACATTACCTTATGACGCGACAGTTGCAACCGGAACATTCATCCCTCACCCTGAACTTGCCTACGATGTTTATGTGAACGCCCGATTCCCCGCAGCAGGGCCATACACGAAATACGATGTCTATACTGACGATCTCATTAAGCGGAATAACGCACTGGCGGGCCTGAACTACGTAAACCTGCTGAGCGACAACCTCACCCTTGACGCCCGGCTCTACTACACCCGCAACGCAACCACTTACGAGTATAACAATACGCCGGCAAACCAGATGTATGCAACCGGCGCCACCCGCTATCCGGGTGAATTCAATGAAACCAGCTCGAACCGGTACGGAGCAGGCGTAAAACTTGACTGGCGAGTAAGCGACAGCCATCGCCTTCTTTTCGGTCTTGACGGCAACATTATTGACGTTCAGTCAACGCAGTATACAGGGGAAATTCCCTCGGCACACCCTTTAAGCAATAGTGACCTCAACGATATCCAGGAAAAAAACTTTGCCGCATTCGTGCAGGACGAGTGGAAACTCACCGACAAGCTGACTGCCCTGCTCTCCCTGCGGTATGACTGGAGCGGTATCGATGCTGATGAGGTTACGTATGTTGACTACAGAAGGCCTGTTTATGTTACTATCCCTGGGGCGGGAACTGTCGCAACATATCCGTTTACGAAAACTGAATCAATTGAAAACCCGTCGGTCGATGCCATCAGCCCTCGTATCGCGCTCAACTACAAGGCCACGGACGACATGAGCTTCCGCGCATCGTGGGGAACAAGCTTCCGCGCGCCGACGCTTGCGGAACGGTTTGTCCGAGATGCCGGAATCCTTAAAGGCGTACCTAACCCGGCGCTCGACAAGGAGACCATGACCGCCTACGAGATCGGCGTCTACAAGCAGTTTGGCGACAAGGTCTCGCTCGACGTGGCCGCATTCATCAACGATTACGACAACCTGATCGAATCAGTCAAGCTGCAGGGGACAACATTCGAATTCCAGAACATCACGAAGGCCCGTATCTGGGGCATCGAGACAAGCCTGAACATTCGTCCGAATCCTTCGTGGAACGTCAATCTGGCTTACACCTACATGAACGCCAAAAACACCGACTACAAGCCAAGCACCCCTGCGGTTGCCATTGACTCCAATCCCGATCCGGAATGGCTGCCCATGCGGCCGGAACATACCGCCTCGGCAAGCGTGGCCTGGAAAGCCAACGACAACCTGACGCTGAACCTGAACGGACGGTACGTCGGCGAATACAAGGCCGTGAATCTCTATACCAATACCGAAGGCTACAACTACCCCGGCGACTTCGTGGTGTTCAACCTCGGCATGAAGTACAAAATCACCGACAACATCGGCGCAACACTGCTCTGCAACAACATCGGCAATGTGCAGTACGAAGAGGCCGAATGGTTCCGCGCTCCGGGCAGAAGCTTCGTGCTTGGTGTTGACCTGACCTACTGA
- a CDS encoding aminotransferase class I/II-fold pyridoxal phosphate-dependent enzyme, which translates to MNKPKDLFKKCFDFTLADEVKAQGLYPFFHPIDETEGPVVSFAGRQLVMAGSNNYLGLTADPRVKQASINAINKYGTSCSGSRYMTGTVNLHIELEEKLADYFEKERCLLFSTGYQTGQGIIPTVVQRGEYIVSDRDNHASLVAASIMAQGAGANLVRYNHNNMEDLERVLQKIPESAGRLIVSDGVFSVSGEIVDLPELVALAKKYNARTLIDDAHAVGIIGKGGRGTPSEFGLVDEVDLIMGTFSKTFGSLGGYVVGEHTVIDYIKHNASSLIFSASPTPASVAAVLATLEILRTEPQLTEKLIANTDYVRQGLLKAGFTLMPSRTAIVTVLISDQIKTLVFWKKLFDAGVYVNAFIRPGVMPGHEALRTSFMATHEREHLDKVITEFCTIGKELGVI; encoded by the coding sequence GTGAACAAGCCAAAAGATCTTTTTAAAAAATGCTTTGATTTCACTCTTGCCGATGAGGTAAAAGCACAGGGATTATATCCTTTTTTTCATCCAATAGACGAAACAGAGGGTCCGGTAGTATCCTTTGCAGGCAGGCAGCTTGTTATGGCTGGATCCAACAACTATCTCGGTCTCACGGCCGATCCCAGGGTTAAACAGGCGTCGATAAACGCGATCAACAAATACGGTACAAGCTGCTCCGGATCACGCTACATGACCGGCACAGTCAATCTTCACATCGAGCTTGAAGAAAAACTTGCCGATTATTTTGAAAAAGAACGATGTCTGCTTTTCAGCACCGGATATCAGACAGGTCAGGGCATTATTCCAACCGTTGTACAGCGGGGAGAGTACATCGTCTCCGACCGCGACAACCACGCGAGCCTCGTAGCCGCATCGATCATGGCGCAGGGTGCGGGCGCAAACCTGGTTCGTTACAACCACAACAACATGGAAGATCTGGAGCGTGTGCTTCAGAAAATCCCCGAATCAGCAGGACGGCTCATTGTCTCCGACGGCGTTTTTTCCGTATCGGGTGAAATTGTTGATCTTCCCGAACTGGTAGCACTTGCAAAAAAATACAATGCAAGAACGCTTATCGACGACGCTCATGCTGTTGGCATCATCGGCAAGGGAGGACGGGGTACCCCGTCAGAGTTTGGTCTTGTAGACGAGGTTGACCTTATCATGGGTACCTTCTCAAAAACATTCGGCTCACTTGGAGGCTATGTGGTCGGCGAACACACCGTGATTGACTATATCAAACACAATGCCTCATCCCTGATTTTCAGCGCATCACCTACTCCGGCAAGCGTTGCTGCCGTGCTCGCAACACTTGAGATCCTTCGTACCGAACCACAACTGACGGAAAAACTTATCGCCAACACGGATTACGTGCGTCAGGGTCTCCTGAAAGCAGGCTTTACACTCATGCCATCCCGCACGGCAATTGTCACCGTCCTTATCAGCGACCAGATAAAAACCCTCGTATTCTGGAAAAAACTCTTTGATGCCGGTGTATACGTCAACGCGTTCATCCGTCCCGGCGTCATGCCTGGCCACGAAGCTCTCCGTACCAGCTTTATGGCAACCCACGAAAGAGAGCATCTCGACAAGGTAATCACAGAGTTCTGCACCATAGGCAAAGAGCTTGGCGTCATCTGA
- a CDS encoding NAD-dependent epimerase/dehydratase family protein has translation MGERILVTGATGFIGKRLVEYLLVRGFRVRIFLRPESARESGFGGRVEEFRGSYTDSEAIGRAVRDMDRVVHLAGVTKAADEKEFWEGNVVPVIRLLAALGEYNPGMKRLLLVSSLAACGPSCEGVTGIREEDAAHPVSAYGRSKLEAEILCMEASRDIPVTIVRPPAVYGPGDRDILQVFQMMQRGVLLTAGNARRQRFSMVYVDDLVQGIVAAASADASCGKRYFITSPEACSWDSLILAAKPVLGFRRLFRVALPGPLVYILGSVLEIAGTLAGKAALINRDKANELLQDFWVCSPEKAAEELGFTARTSLAEGIEKTIAWYRQKGWM, from the coding sequence ATGGGTGAACGGATATTGGTGACCGGCGCAACCGGTTTTATCGGAAAAAGGCTTGTGGAATATCTTCTTGTCAGAGGATTTCGCGTAAGGATTTTTCTTCGTCCTGAAAGCGCAAGGGAGAGCGGTTTTGGCGGTAGAGTCGAGGAGTTTCGAGGTAGTTACACCGACAGCGAGGCGATTGGGCGTGCTGTACGGGATATGGACAGGGTGGTGCATCTCGCAGGGGTTACCAAGGCGGCTGATGAAAAGGAGTTTTGGGAAGGGAATGTTGTTCCTGTAATCCGGTTGCTGGCTGCGCTTGGCGAGTATAATCCGGGTATGAAGCGCCTGCTTCTCGTATCTTCCCTTGCCGCCTGCGGCCCTTCCTGTGAAGGCGTTACAGGAATTCGCGAGGAGGACGCAGCGCATCCGGTGAGCGCTTACGGAAGAAGCAAGCTTGAGGCTGAAATCCTTTGCATGGAAGCTTCACGGGATATTCCTGTAACGATTGTTCGGCCACCGGCGGTTTACGGGCCGGGCGATCGTGATATTCTGCAGGTTTTTCAGATGATGCAGCGAGGAGTACTCCTGACGGCGGGCAACGCCCGACGACAGCGGTTCAGTATGGTCTATGTGGACGATCTTGTTCAAGGAATTGTTGCGGCGGCCTCTGCTGATGCTTCGTGCGGGAAAAGGTACTTTATCACCTCCCCGGAAGCCTGTTCGTGGGACAGTCTCATTCTGGCGGCAAAGCCCGTGCTCGGCTTCAGGCGTCTCTTCAGGGTTGCCCTGCCCGGACCGCTGGTTTATATTCTTGGTTCCGTGCTCGAAATAGCTGGCACGCTTGCGGGAAAAGCCGCGCTGATCAATCGCGACAAGGCAAACGAACTGCTTCAGGATTTCTGGGTCTGTTCACCCGAAAAAGCAGCCGAGGAACTTGGCTTTACTGCCCGAACTTCGCTTGCTGAAGGGATTGAAAAGACTATAGCATGGTACAGGCAGAAAGGGTGGATGTGA
- the istA gene encoding IS21 family transposase encodes MYNKVKEFAREGLSIRQISRKTGMDRVTVRKFLRMTDEEFSAFLALQKRRLRKLQPYEQFVKDRVTDYPDCSATQVEDWLKEHHPVFPEVTTRTIYSFVQWIRKAYDLPKPKGTPRAYHPVEQLPYGEQAQVDFGEYWMASADACKVKVHFMIMLLSRSRRKFVSFSQQPITTRFVLEAHEQAFSFFEGIPHTLVYDQDSTIVTDENRGAILYTEAFRKYLLHRSLKIHLCRKSDPESKGKIEAGVKYVKYNFLPGRRFVNLEVLNQEALLWLERTANAKEHATTRLIPDAEWQVEKQHLRPFEPLPYPISGTVGKEYHVRKDNTISYRGNFYSLPVGTYAGPGTLVVLEVRQNTLCLYAQEGRLLANHPIESGKGTVVINNNHRRDTSSKLRELQDSLMLLFTNQEHAERFLESIHNRYPRYSRDQFLHVRNAISGCQQKLIDDALAHCVDHHLFSSGEFHDILHHYRKQEEKQSHQAVFNTFRPKTLRSDMDRMLSFVPDSSGITTYENIFS; translated from the coding sequence ATGTACAACAAAGTTAAGGAATTTGCCCGAGAAGGATTAAGCATCCGCCAAATCAGTCGAAAGACGGGCATGGACAGAGTGACGGTGCGCAAGTTCCTCCGCATGACCGATGAGGAATTCAGTGCGTTTCTTGCTCTGCAGAAGCGGCGCCTCCGAAAATTGCAGCCTTATGAACAGTTCGTCAAGGATAGGGTTACCGACTATCCTGACTGCAGTGCAACTCAAGTTGAAGACTGGCTGAAGGAGCATCACCCTGTTTTTCCGGAGGTAACGACTCGAACGATCTACTCTTTTGTCCAGTGGATCCGAAAAGCCTATGATCTTCCAAAACCGAAAGGAACCCCTCGTGCCTATCATCCGGTCGAGCAACTTCCTTACGGAGAGCAGGCGCAGGTTGATTTCGGTGAGTACTGGATGGCGAGTGCTGATGCCTGCAAAGTGAAGGTGCACTTCATGATCATGCTGCTCTCCCGAAGCCGCAGGAAGTTTGTCAGCTTCAGCCAGCAACCGATTACGACCCGTTTTGTGCTTGAGGCTCATGAACAGGCATTTTCTTTTTTTGAGGGCATACCGCACACACTGGTCTATGATCAGGATTCCACCATTGTTACCGATGAGAACCGGGGTGCTATCCTCTATACTGAGGCATTCAGGAAATACCTGTTGCACCGCAGTCTGAAGATCCATCTCTGTCGGAAAAGCGATCCGGAAAGCAAAGGAAAAATCGAGGCCGGCGTCAAATATGTGAAGTACAACTTCCTGCCGGGGCGACGCTTCGTCAATCTTGAAGTCCTGAACCAGGAAGCGTTGCTCTGGCTTGAACGAACAGCCAATGCCAAGGAACATGCCACAACGCGGCTGATACCTGATGCTGAATGGCAGGTGGAGAAACAGCATCTTCGTCCTTTTGAACCCTTACCCTATCCGATTTCCGGTACTGTCGGTAAAGAGTATCACGTTCGCAAAGACAACACGATCTCGTATCGAGGGAATTTCTATAGCCTGCCGGTCGGCACCTATGCAGGGCCGGGGACACTGGTTGTGCTGGAAGTCAGGCAGAACACCCTTTGTCTCTATGCTCAAGAGGGCAGGTTGCTGGCCAATCACCCGATTGAGAGCGGCAAAGGCACCGTGGTGATCAACAACAACCATCGCCGTGATACCTCCTCCAAACTGCGAGAGTTGCAGGATTCGCTCATGCTGCTTTTCACCAATCAGGAACACGCGGAACGGTTTCTTGAAAGCATCCACAACCGTTATCCCCGATACAGTCGAGACCAGTTCCTGCATGTACGCAATGCCATCAGCGGATGCCAGCAGAAGCTGATTGATGATGCCCTCGCACACTGTGTCGATCATCATCTCTTTTCGTCCGGTGAGTTCCATGATATCCTGCACCATTACCGGAAGCAGGAGGAAAAACAGAGTCATCAGGCGGTGTTCAACACCTTCCGCCCGAAAACACTCCGAAGTGATATGGACAGGATGCTCTCGTTCGTGCCGGACAGCAGTGGCATAACCACCTATGAAAACATTTTCAGTTAA